TTGAAGGTGAGCGGCCGACACGCCGATGGACGCCCCCGAGAACACGCGGTTTCATTTTTCACCGAGCCGGTGTCATGGAATTTACCCAAGCTGTTCTACGACAGCTTGATTGGCGGCATGCAGGGCTACTTCTCCCTGACACCATTTCAGCAAGAAGCCGAGCTCTACATTGGCAAAGAAGGTCGCAATCTGTGGATCTACCCTCTGCGGCTCAATGCAGCCGAGCTCGGCCTGCTCCAGGCCCACATCATCGAGCTGAAGCACGTCAGATTCACCTATTTCTTTCAACGCTATAACTGCGCCACCTTGGTCAAACATCTGTTGGCCATCAACAGGCCCAGCGTCTTGTCAGATCCCGAATGGTGGACCAGTCCAAAGGATGTCGTGCGCTCAGCCGTCCGTCATGACCTTGTCGACAACCCCACAGCGTTAACCGCTGCACGCTGGACACTGCGGATCATCCAAGAAGACCTGACGGCCACGGAAGTGGCGCATGTAGCGCAGCAAGTGGCCGCCGCCAAAGCGCCCGAAGCCAATGCACCGGCCACAGAGAAAGGCTTCCTTCAACTCAAGGCAGCCCAGGCCTTGAACCTGTACCTGTACGAAACAGATCAGCGCACTCGCACAGTGTGGGCACCCTACGCAAGGGCGCTTCAGCAGACCGAAAAGACGACGTACCGTGACTGGACACTGGAGTCGAACCAACGTCGAGACCCTGTCAACGCGCCACCAGACACGCAGTGGTCAGTGGGGGTGATGCAGCGTCAAGGAGACGCACGAGTATTCGCGGAGATCCTGCCCGCCTCCCACAAGCTGGAAGACGACAACAGCTTGTACTTTGCCGAAAGCTCGCTGGCATTGCTCAACGTGGCGATATCGACCTCCTTGGACAAGCGAGACATCAAACTGGAGCGCGCCACGATTTACGGCGTGGAGTCCCTGCTGCCGCGAGACGCCTTGACCGGAGGCTGGTCCGGGCGTTTCCGCATGGGGTGGGATCAACTGAGAGACAGCCAGCTACAAGAGCGTGGCGCATGGCTGGTGGAGGGAGGTTTGGGCGTCACGTCCCGGATGCACCCAGATGTAGACCTGTACGGCTTGGCGGTGGCTGGGGCCAGCACTGCAAGACGTGGGCACGTCTACGCGCGCCCGGAACTTGGCGTGATCGTCAGGCAGGTGTACGGCATGAAAACCATCGCACGCCTGGTCGTGAGCCACAACGAACTGAAGACTGGTCGAACCTTCTTGAGCAGCGAACTGCTTCAGACCAAACGATTCACGGGCGGCGTGACCGTGATGTTGCATCTTCGACATGCTCAAGGGCATGGACAACATCAGCGAGAGACCGGCGTCAGACTCAAGTATCAGTTCTGAGGGCTTGAGGGCTGATCTCCCGATCTGGGCAGGGGCCGTTTCGTTGTGCGAAGCAGCCCCTGTCTCCATGCTCGATCAGAACTTGTACATCAACCCAACGTTGAGGGCACGCACATTGCCCGTCTCACCATCGAGCTTGACATCGGTGAAATCCAGGTCAGCCGTCACTTTGACTTCGGGGGTCACGGCGTATGCGACACCCACCCCGAGGTAAACACGGGCGTTCGTGTCGGACTCAGAGACACTCAGCGAACCCAGAGACTCGGTCAGTTCAGCTTTCACCATGGCCAAGCCAATGCGGCCCACAGCACTGAACTTAGGCGTCATGTCCCCGTGCACTGCGACACCCACGGTGAAGGCACTGGCGCTGAGCTTGCCCTGCACGGCGTCACCGGCGAAGGCATAGGAATACTTGGTCTCACCGAAGTTGACGTAACCGGCTTCAACCGCCACCCCAGGATTGATCTTGTAGCCGCCGTAGAGCTTCCAGACGGTGTCCGACGTGTCACATGACAGCGTCTCGGCACAATCAAAATCCAGTTTGCTGACACCAAAGGCGCCGCCCACATAACCTTCGGCAGATGCGCTGGCAGCGATGACGGTTGCTGCTGCGGCAACCATGAACTTCTTGAACATGTGTTTCCCTTTATGTAATGACGACCGTTCGTCGGGGCGCAGATTAACCACTGGCCACACAAAGAGAAACACTTGATTGAGGGTGGGATTGACCACATCAACCATTTGGCCGATGCATGTGTAGGCATCGGCCAACAAGGTTCATGGGGCGATCAGTACTGGTAAGCCACACCGGCCATGAAGGAGTGAACCCCCTCGGTTTCGCCATCAATCGAAAACGAGGTACGGTCGTAATCCAGCGTGGCCTTCAGGTTGGAGAGGACCCGGTAAGACAGACCCAGGCCAAAGTACGGGCGCAGCGTGGTATCCGACCGTGAAACGGATGCACTGGCGCCATCAAAGTCCCCACCGACGATCACACCTGAGGCCGCGACCTTGCCATGCACCACCGCGGCACCGATGCGCGCAACCCCCTCCAGACCGGTGACGACTTCACGGCGAAATGCTGCCATCAGAACAAGCGCCTGCGCGCGCTGAGCATAGTCGGTGATGTTGACGGTCACGCCGTCCACCGTCACGGCCCCCTTGAGGGTGCCTTCGCCAAATCGAATGTAGGCTGCCTCGGCACTGGCCCAATCATTCACACGCTGGCCCGCATACAACTTGAACACGGTATCGCTCATGTCGCAGGAGGTCGCGCCGGCGCAGTCCGTCTTGTACTTGCCCGAACCAATGGCCGCGCCCACGTAAGACTGAGCACCCGCTGTGGTGGCCATCACGGCCAAGACCACACCCATCATCAACGTTTTCATCTTCATCACCTCGCTAGCCTCATCCTTCGATAGACACACAACAGACCACCTGGCGCGACAAAAGCTTGGCGAGCGCAACGGTGCCCAGCACCAACC
The window above is part of the Aquabacterium sp. A3 genome. Proteins encoded here:
- a CDS encoding lipoprotein N-acyltransferase Lnb domain-containing protein codes for the protein MAALFAVCVLLSIAPAKSTAAESSTPWVLQPHERALAHDPHWAALLHHDGRQPNIQDPAFLLSGQAFTLETELQATLSLLYQGGPDAVCRFPARYLWIRAKTGRPALPIEQCAELSEFATKAPMEDVSLVFASEVLSMPSSMMGHLFLKVSGRHADGRPREHAVSFFTEPVSWNLPKLFYDSLIGGMQGYFSLTPFQQEAELYIGKEGRNLWIYPLRLNAAELGLLQAHIIELKHVRFTYFFQRYNCATLVKHLLAINRPSVLSDPEWWTSPKDVVRSAVRHDLVDNPTALTAARWTLRIIQEDLTATEVAHVAQQVAAAKAPEANAPATEKGFLQLKAAQALNLYLYETDQRTRTVWAPYARALQQTEKTTYRDWTLESNQRRDPVNAPPDTQWSVGVMQRQGDARVFAEILPASHKLEDDNSLYFAESSLALLNVAISTSLDKRDIKLERATIYGVESLLPRDALTGGWSGRFRMGWDQLRDSQLQERGAWLVEGGLGVTSRMHPDVDLYGLAVAGASTARRGHVYARPELGVIVRQVYGMKTIARLVVSHNELKTGRTFLSSELLQTKRFTGGVTVMLHLRHAQGHGQHQRETGVRLKYQF
- a CDS encoding outer membrane beta-barrel protein — encoded protein: MADAYTCIGQMVDVVNPTLNQVFLFVWPVVNLRPDERSSLHKGKHMFKKFMVAAAATVIAASASAEGYVGGAFGVSKLDFDCAETLSCDTSDTVWKLYGGYKINPGVAVEAGYVNFGETKYSYAFAGDAVQGKLSASAFTVGVAVHGDMTPKFSAVGRIGLAMVKAELTESLGSLSVSESDTNARVYLGVGVAYAVTPEVKVTADLDFTDVKLDGETGNVRALNVGLMYKF
- a CDS encoding outer membrane beta-barrel protein — encoded protein: MKTLMMGVVLAVMATTAGAQSYVGAAIGSGKYKTDCAGATSCDMSDTVFKLYAGQRVNDWASAEAAYIRFGEGTLKGAVTVDGVTVNITDYAQRAQALVLMAAFRREVVTGLEGVARIGAAVVHGKVAASGVIVGGDFDGASASVSRSDTTLRPYFGLGLSYRVLSNLKATLDYDRTSFSIDGETEGVHSFMAGVAYQY